A genomic segment from Bradyrhizobium sp. ISRA430 encodes:
- a CDS encoding leucyl aminopeptidase family protein, with amino-acid sequence MPSVFETSPTAIPITFVTKSTWDAVCETLPPAQRQFATASAFTAKPGTYLALPAPDGAIAQVLFGLEDNGARSRDLFRPGALPGLLPPGSYRFANAPHDARLAALAFALGSYRFARYRKTDRPDVRLVPPDGVDAVEIDRVADAAMLARDLINTPANDMGPEELAAAAQALAAEFGASFACTVGEDLKAKNFPLIHAVGMASGRAPRLIDIGWGNPGHPKVTLVGKGVCFDTGGLDLKPSSGMLIMKKDMGGAANVLALARMVMDAKLKVRLRVLIPAVENAVSGNAFRPLDIFPSRKGISVEIGNTDAEGRLVLADALALADEEEPDLLIDLGTLTGAARVALGPDLPPFYTNDEALAADVARCAAKENDPLWRMPLWPAYDAWLDSKTATITNAPSGSFAGSITCALFLQRFVEHAKSWLHVDIYGWTPSAKPARPEGGECQAARALYTLLSQRYA; translated from the coding sequence ATGCCCTCCGTCTTCGAGACGTCCCCGACCGCCATCCCGATCACTTTCGTCACCAAGTCGACTTGGGACGCGGTTTGCGAGACGCTGCCGCCGGCGCAACGGCAGTTCGCCACCGCGAGCGCCTTTACCGCCAAGCCGGGGACCTATCTCGCGCTGCCCGCGCCGGACGGCGCGATTGCGCAGGTCCTGTTCGGCCTTGAGGACAACGGCGCCCGATCGCGCGATCTGTTCCGGCCGGGTGCCTTGCCGGGCCTGTTGCCGCCCGGCAGCTATCGCTTTGCCAATGCACCGCACGACGCACGGCTGGCGGCGCTGGCCTTCGCCCTCGGCAGCTACCGCTTCGCCCGCTATCGCAAGACGGACCGGCCCGACGTGCGCCTGGTGCCGCCGGACGGCGTCGACGCGGTTGAGATCGACCGGGTCGCCGATGCCGCGATGCTGGCGCGCGACCTCATCAACACGCCGGCCAATGACATGGGGCCGGAAGAACTGGCCGCTGCCGCGCAAGCGCTCGCGGCCGAGTTCGGGGCCAGCTTTGCCTGCACTGTCGGCGAGGATCTGAAGGCGAAAAATTTTCCGCTGATCCATGCGGTCGGCATGGCCTCGGGCCGCGCACCGCGGCTGATCGACATCGGCTGGGGCAATCCTGGACATCCCAAGGTGACGCTGGTCGGCAAGGGCGTTTGCTTCGATACCGGCGGGCTCGACCTGAAACCGTCGAGCGGCATGCTGATCATGAAAAAGGACATGGGTGGCGCCGCCAACGTGCTGGCGCTCGCGCGCATGGTGATGGATGCGAAGCTGAAGGTGCGGCTCCGCGTGCTGATCCCGGCCGTGGAGAATGCGGTCTCCGGCAACGCCTTCCGTCCGCTCGACATCTTCCCCTCGCGCAAGGGCATCAGTGTCGAGATCGGCAACACCGACGCGGAAGGACGCCTGGTGCTCGCCGACGCGCTGGCGCTGGCCGACGAGGAGGAGCCGGATCTGCTGATCGATCTGGGCACGCTGACCGGCGCGGCGCGCGTTGCCCTGGGGCCGGATCTGCCGCCGTTCTACACCAATGACGAGGCGCTCGCCGCCGACGTCGCGCGCTGCGCCGCGAAGGAGAACGATCCGTTATGGCGCATGCCGCTGTGGCCGGCTTACGATGCATGGCTGGACTCCAAGACGGCCACCATCACCAACGCACCGTCTGGCAGCTTTGCCGGCTCGATCACCTGTGCGCTGTTCCTGCAACGCTTCGTCGAGCACGCCAAAAGCTGGCTGCATGTCGACATCTACGGCTGGACGCCGTCGGCCAAGCCGGCGCGCCCGGAAGGCGGCGAATGCCAGGCCGCACGTGCCCTCTACACATTGCTGAGCCAGCGCTATGCATGA
- a CDS encoding C40 family peptidase, with translation MHDPRLTPARGDLAAKYLEGKVQADRFVSGEEFEVIEAIAPMRERPSSDAMLMTQALRGERVTIYDRNGEGWAWGQLADDGYVGWLPDAALARPGTAPTHLVSALRTFAFPGPSIKLPPADTLVLGSKIAVAREDGDFAVTREGTYVPKTHLAALDHREPDFVAVAERFVGTPYLWGGKSSLGIDCSGLVQVSLTSAGIGCPRDSDMQQAGLGRALAPHEADRLRRGDLIFWKGHVAIVRDDSTMVHANAHHMATVIEAIEPAIARIKQAGSEVAAIKRL, from the coding sequence ATGCATGATCCGCGGCTGACGCCGGCGCGGGGCGACCTCGCCGCCAAATATCTCGAAGGCAAGGTCCAGGCCGATCGCTTCGTCAGCGGCGAGGAATTCGAGGTGATCGAGGCGATCGCGCCGATGCGTGAACGCCCGTCATCGGACGCGATGCTGATGACACAGGCGCTGCGCGGCGAGCGCGTCACGATCTACGATCGCAACGGAGAAGGCTGGGCCTGGGGCCAGCTTGCCGACGACGGCTATGTCGGCTGGCTGCCGGATGCGGCGCTGGCGCGGCCCGGAACCGCGCCGACCCACCTGGTGAGCGCGCTGCGAACGTTCGCCTTTCCCGGTCCCTCCATCAAGCTGCCGCCCGCGGACACGCTCGTGCTGGGATCGAAGATTGCCGTGGCACGCGAGGACGGCGACTTCGCGGTGACGCGTGAAGGGACATATGTGCCGAAGACGCATCTTGCCGCACTCGATCATCGCGAGCCGGATTTCGTCGCGGTCGCGGAGCGTTTCGTCGGCACGCCCTATCTGTGGGGCGGCAAGAGCAGCCTCGGCATCGATTGCTCCGGTCTCGTGCAGGTCTCGCTGACATCAGCAGGCATCGGCTGCCCACGCGACAGCGACATGCAGCAGGCCGGCCTCGGCCGCGCGCTCGCGCCACACGAAGCGGACAGACTGCGACGCGGCGACCTGATCTTCTGGAAAGGCCATGTCGCGATCGTGCGCGACGACAGCACCATGGTTCACGCCAACGCGCATCACATGGCGACCGTGATCGAGGCGATCGAGCCGGCCATCGCGCGGATCAAGCAGGCGGGCAGCGAGGTCGCGGCGATCAAGCGGCTCTAA